A section of the Mangifera indica cultivar Alphonso chromosome 12, CATAS_Mindica_2.1, whole genome shotgun sequence genome encodes:
- the LOC123193431 gene encoding thioredoxin-like protein CXXS1 encodes MEGQDEQPKSRVVKVDSVESWDLYVSRANNQACPIVVHFTASWCIPSVAMNSFFEEAAAAYPDVLFLCVDVDDVKAVASKMEVKAMPTFVLMKEGAVVDRLVGANPEEIRKRIDSFVQSIRVYVA; translated from the exons ATGGAAGGACAGGATGAGCAACCCAAGTCTAGAGTTGTCAAAGTTGACTCAGTTGAGTCCTGGGATTTGTATGTTTCCCGAGCCAACAATCAAGCCTGCCCT ATTGTTGTGCACTTTACTGCTTCATGGTGCATTCCTTCTGTGGCTATGAATTCCTTTTTCGAAGAAGCGGCGGCAGCTTATCCAGACGTTCTGTTTCTCTGTGTTGATGTCGATGATGTTAAG GCTGTGGCATCTAAAATGGAGGTGAAGGCGATGCCAACATTTGTGCTGATGAAGGAAGGTGCTGTGGTTGACAGGTTGGTGGGTGCAAATCCAGAAGAGATAAGGAAAAGGATTGATAGTTTTGTCCAGTCCATTCGGGTATATGTAGCCTAG
- the LOC123192082 gene encoding uncharacterized protein LOC123192082 has protein sequence MNDGPEGSNRPNEYRETVKVRGSKSLEIHPRCLADGNELLRFYGTTAACSIGMNSSSRLCTFYKCGVCQILKHGFSIKMETHDGVMGVFTTSTCEKATESIELEERNETVRKAVILCRVIAGRIHNIAGSLKDEQVYESGFDSSDSSGNFEELYILNPKSVLPCFVEICK, from the exons ATGAATG ATGGTCCTGAAGGTTCCAATAGACCAAATGAGTATAGAGAAACTGTGAAGGTCAGAGGGAGTAAGTCATTGGAGATACATCCACGTTGCTTAGCAGATGGAAATGAACTCTTAAGGTTCTATGGCACAACTGCTGCATGCTCCATCGGCATGAATAGCTCTTCAAGACTCTGCACATTTTACAAATGTGGAGTTTGTCAAATTCTGAAACATGGCTTCTCTATAAAGATGGAAACCCATGATGGTGTAATGGGTGTTTTTACCACTTCAACTTGTGAAAAGGCCACGGAGTCTATTGAACTTGAAGAAAGAAACGAAACTGTTAGAAAGGCTGTGATATTATGCAGAGTGATTGCCGGGAGGATCCATAACATTGCGGGAAGTCTAAAGGATGAGCAAGTTTATGAGTCAGGGTTTGATTCATCGGATTCATCCGGCAATTTTGAGGAATTATACATACTAAATCCTAAGTCTGTTCTGCCTTGCTTTGTGGAAATATGCAAGTAA
- the LOC123193427 gene encoding kinesin-like protein KIN-14C has translation MASRNQNRPPRSPTVKKEDEISLDKRRKIRAERMAATNTGRTRQAFTVVNKQDSSAATDMGSTEGSESGNVEFTKEEAEALLNEKPKAKKFDLKAKMEQMTEHNKRLRLCVRWFLKVDENHVVEKENIRKELESAEKKYSVTEMEMKNREAEFNATIWELRKENASLQERVAKEEFEKLDAIENHRRENETRVAAEKLQTSLSEQLEKAQQDIAAANQRASSLDDMYKRLQEYNQSLQLYNAKLQKDLETANESLKKVEKDKLTIVENLSALRGHYNSLQDQLTLSRTAQDEAVNQKESLVNEVKCLRGELQQVREDRDRQAVQVQTLNAEIVKYQESTGKSLKELDCLTTKSKSLEEACSSQREQIGILELQLSAANEKFKRADLSALETQTQFEDQKRTIHELQHNLADAEHQLIEAEILRKKLHNTILELKGNIRVFCRVRPLLPEDGVGTDASVISYPTSVEGLGRGIDVIQSGKKIPFTFDKVFNHDASQKEVFVEISQLIQSALDGYKVCIFAYGQTGSGKTYTMMGRPETSEQKGLIPRSLEQIFQTSQILSAQGWKYKMQASILEIYNETIRDLLAVNKTNGLDLARVENGVPGKQYTIRHDANGNTHVSDLTIVDVGSISEISSLLRQAAQSRSVGKTQMNEYSSRSHFVFTLRISGINETTEQQVQGVLNLIDLAGSERLSRSGATDDRLKETQAINKSLSSLSDVIFALARKEDHVPFRNSKLTYLLQPCLGGDSKTLMFVNISPDPSSMGESLCSLRFAARVNACEIGVPRRQTALRPAADARLSCG, from the exons ATGGCGTCTCGGAATCAGAACAGACCTCCACGGAGTCCAACTGTT AAAAAAGAGGACGAAATCTCGTTGGACAAGAGAAGGAAGATAAGAGCCGAAAGAATGGCTGCCACGAATACTGGACGCACGCGACAAGCGTTTACAGTGGTTAATAAGCAAGATTCTTCAGCTGCAACTGATATGGGAAGCACTGAGGGTTCAGAGAGCGGGAATGTAGAGTTCACAAAAGAAGAAGCTGAAGCCCTGTTGAATGAGAAGCCCAAAGCTAAGAAGTTTGATCTTAAG GCCAAAATGGAGCAAATGACTGAGCACAACAAAAGGCTCAGGCTTTGTGTCAGatggtttttgaaagttgatgaaaatcatGTTGTGGAGAAGGAAAATATTCGAAAAGAACTTGAATCTgcagaaaaaaaatattctgtTACtg AAATGGAGATGAAAAATAGGGAGGCTGAGTTCAATGCAACTATTTGGGAGTTGAGGAAAGAAAATGCCTCTTTACAAGAGAGAGTTGCAAAAGAAGAATTTGAAAAGCTA GATGCAATTGAAAATCATAGAAGGGAAAATGAAACTAGGGTTGCTGCGGAAAAGTTACAAACTTCTCTCTCAGAGCAGCTTGAAAAGGCTCAGCAGGACATTGCAGCTGCCAACCAGAGG GCTTCCTCCCTTGATGATATGTACAAACGCTTGCAAGAGTACAACCAGAGTCTACAGCTTTACAATGCTAAACTGCAAAAAGATCTTGAAACGGCCAATGAATCACTCAAAAAAGTAGAGAAGGATAAGTTGACCATTGTGGAAAACCTAAGTGCTTTAAGGGGGCACTATAATTCATTGCAAGATCAACTGACTTTGTCCAGA ACTGCTCAAGATGAGGCTGTAAATCAGAAAGAGTCATTAGTTAATGAAGTCAAGTGCCTTCGGGGAGAATTACAACAAGTAAGAGAGGATCGTGATCGCCAAGCAGTGCAGGTGCAGACCTTAAATGCTGAAATAGTGAAGTATCAAGAAAGTACTGGAAAATCTTTAAAAGAGTTGGACTGCTTGACAACAAAGTCAAAATCCCTAGAg GAAGCATGTTCTTCACAAAGGGAACAGATAGGAATTTTGGAGCTGCAGCTATCTGCTGcgaatgaaaaattcaag aGGGCTGATTTGTCAGCTTTGGAAACACAAACGCAATTTGAAGATCAAAAGAGAACCATACATGAACTACAACATAATTTGGCAGATGCTGAACATCAACTTATTGAAGCAGagatattaagaaaaaaattgcataatacaATTCTG GAACTTAAAGGGAATATTCGGGTGTTCTGTCGAGTTCGTCCTTTACTGCCTGAGGATGGTGTTGGAACAGATGCCTCAGTCATCTCTTATCCTACATCTGTGGAAGGTCTTGGCCGGGGCATTGATGTGATACAAAGTG GGAAAAAGATTCCTTTTACATTTGACAAAGTGTTCAATCATGATGCTTCTCAGAAAGAAGTTTTTGTTGAAATATCACAGTTGATACAAAGTGCCCTTGATGGCTATAAg GTCTGCATATTTGCTTATGGGCAAACAGGTTCAGGTAAAACATATACCATGATGGGTAGACCAGAAACTTCTGAACAAAAAGGATTGATTCCACGTTCACTGGAACAGATATTTCAAACTAGTCAGATACTTTCAGCACAGGGTTGGAAATATAAAATGCAG GCCTCAATTTTGGAAATCTACAATGAGACTATCCGAGATCTATTGGCAGTTAACAAAACCAACGGTTTAGATTTGGCACGTGTTGAAAATGGAGTTCCTGGAAAGCAATACACAATTCGGCATGATGCGAATGGAAACACACATGTCAGTGACCTCACCATTGTTGATGTTGGCAGTATTTCAGAGATTTCCTCACTTTTACGGCAGGCTGCACAAAGCAG GTCTGTGGGCAAGACACAAATGAATGAGTACTCATCTAGAAGTCATTTTGTATTTACATTAAGGATTTCTGGGATAAATGAG ACAACTGAACAACAAGTTCAGGGTGTCTTAAACCTCATTGACCTTGCTGGAAGTGAGCGACTTTCAAGGAGTGGAGCTACAGATGACCGTCTAAAGGAAACTCAG gcaataaataaaagtttatcatCTTTAAGTGATGTTATATTTGCATTGGCGAGGAAGGAAGATCATGTTCCATTTAGGAACTCCAAGTTGACATACCTTCTTCAG CCTTGTCTAGGTGGGGACTCAAAAACCTTAATGTTTGTTAACATCTCCCCTGATCCTTCGTCAATGGGTGAATCGCTTTGTTCTCTGCGATTTGCCGCTAGAGTGAACGCCTGCGAAATTGGGGTTCCCAGGCGCCAAACGGCCTTGCGACCTGCTGCTGATGCTCGCTTGAGTTGCGGTTGA
- the LOC123193181 gene encoding probable transcription factor At1g11510 produces MAPRKPNPMEKPPAASSDDDEESSSDELSSSDDDHMTLSSPKPTHSVASTPQKKSLSSEEDSGSESESESEPDPESTPKPVATKPMEETPKAARTKPRSKASAKRPSETEESPMDSKREKKNETDADPVDEDQKKPGDDTKKQLFQRLWSEEDEIAVLKGMIDFTAKKGMNPNQDMNAFHDFIKKSLHVDVTRAQVMDKIRRLKKKYENNLGREKKGEDRTFSKLHERQAYELSKKLWGSEDTSGVLESAAKSDGKARKNQTQRGNSKSLPILKAELNDGGKEGEKMEIDNDKEGNLSDSKLKLLFNKSVGMAGLEEFVISQGLDMIGGAKKEELEERWKKLQIAQLQLFVERNDLIKEQTKLMLEAMKSSGR; encoded by the coding sequence ATGGCCCCCAGGAAGCCAAACCCCATGGAGAAGCCTCCCGCTGCTTCCTCCGATGATGACGAAGAGAGCTCTTCTGATGAACTCTCTTCTTCTGATGATGATCATATGACTTTGTCTTCTCCAAAACCAACTCACTCCGTTGCTTCCACCCCGCAGAAAAAGTCTCTTAGCTCTGAAGAAGATTCCGGATCGGAGTCTGAGTCCGAATCTGAACCCGACCCGGAATCAACTCCGAAGCCTGTTGCCACCAAACCCATGGAAGAAACGCCAAAAGCGGCAAGGACTAAACCCAGGTCGAAAGCTTCGGCAAAACGCCCCAGTGAGACGGAGGAGAGTCCGATGGACTCCAAACGGGAAAAGAAGAATGAAACAGATGCTGATCCGGTCGATGAGGATCAGAAGAAGCCTGGAGATGATACAAAGAAGCAGTTGTTTCAAAGACTCTGGAGCGAGGAGGATGAAATTGCTGTGCTGAAGGGGATGATTGACTTCACTGCAAAAAAAGGGATGAACCCAAATCAAGATATGAATGCTTTTCatgattttatcaaaaaatcgCTTCATGTGGATGTTACCAGAGCTCAAGTGATGGACAAGATTaggagattgaagaagaagtatGAGAACAATCTTGGCAGAGAAAAGAAAGGTGAAGATCGGACTTTTTCGAAACTGCACGAACGACAAGCGTATGAATTGTCTAAAAAGCTATGGGGAAGTGAAGATACTAGTGGAGTTCTTGAATCAGCTGCAAAGTCGGATGGGAAAGCAAGAAAGAATCAAACCCAGAGAGGGAATAGTAAGTCCTTGCCTATTTTAAAAGCCGAGTTGAATGATGGAGGTAAGGAAGGGGAGAAGATGGAGATTGATAATGACAAAGAAGGTAACTTGAGCGATTCAAAACTGAAGCTTTTGTTTAATAAGAGTGTTGGGATGGCTGGTTTGGAGGAGTTTGTAATCAGCCAGGGTTTAGATATGATTGGAGGAGCCAAAAAGGAGGAATTGGAGGAAAGGTGGAAGAAGTTGCAGATTGCTCAGTTGCAGTTGTTTGTGGAGCGGAATGATTTAATTAAGGAGCAAACTAAGTTAATGTTGGAGGCCATGAAATCATCAGGTCGATAG
- the LOC123193428 gene encoding probable transcription factor At1g11510, translating to MAPRKSNPMEQPPAASSDDGEESSSDELTSSDDDHVTLSSPKPSHSVASAPQKKSLSSEEDSGSESESESESDPDSTPKPVATKPMEETPKASTTKPRSKAPAKRPNETEETPKDSKRTKKNETDADPVDEDQKKPGEDTKKQLFQRLWSEEDEIAVLKGMIDFTTKKGVDPNQDMNAFHDFIKKSLHVDVTRSQVMDKIRRLKKKYENNLGREKKGEDRTFSKLHERQAYELSKKLWGSEDTSGVLESAAKSNGKARKNQTQRGNSKSLPILKAELNDGGKEGEKMEIDNDKEGNLSNAKVKLLFNESVGMAGLEEFVINQGLDMIGGAKKEELEERWKQLQIAQLQLFVERNDLIKEQTKLMLEAMKSSG from the coding sequence ATGGCACCCAGGAAGTCAAACCCCATGGAACAACCTCCAGCTGCTTCCTCCGATGATGGGGAAGAGAGCTCTTCTGATGAACTCACTTCTTCTGACGATGATCATGTGACTTTGTCTTCTCCAAAACCAAGTCACTCTGTTGCTTCCGCACCGCAGAAGAAGTCTCTTAGCTCTGAAGAAGATTCCGGATCCGAATCAGAGTCCGAATCCGAATCCGACCCGGACTCAACTCCGAAGCCTGTTGCCACCAAACCCATGGAAGAAACCCCAAAAGCCTCAACTACTAAACCCAGGTCGAAAGCTCCGGCAAAACGCCCTAATGAGACGGAGGAGACTCCGAAGGACTCCAAACGGACGAAGAAGAATGAAACAGATGCTGATCCGGTTGATGAGGATCAGAAGAAGCCTGGAGAGGATACAAAGAAGCAGTTGTTTCAAAGACTCTGGAGCGAGGAGGATGAAATTGCTGTGTTGAAGGGGATGATTGACTTCACCACAAAAAAAGGGGTGGACCCAAATCAAGATATGAATGCTTTTCatgattttatcaaaaaatcgCTTCATGTGGATGTTACAAGATCTCAAGTGATGGACAAGATTaggagattgaagaagaagtatGAGAACAATCTTGGCAGAGAAAAGAAAGGTGAAGATCGGACTTTTTCGAAACTGCACGAACGACAAGCTTATGAATTGTCTAAAAAGCTATGGGGAAGTGAAGATACTAGTGGAGTTCTTGAATCAGCTGCAAAGTCGAATGGGAAAGCAAGAAAGAATCAAACCCAGAGAGGGAATAGTAAGTCCTTGCCTATTTTAAAAGCCGAGTTGAATGATGGAGGTAAGGAAGGGGAGAAGATGGAGATTGATAATGACAAAGAAGGTAACTTGAGCAATGCAAAAGTGAAGCTTTTGTTTAATGAGAGTGTTGGGATGGCTGGCTTGGAGGAGTTTGTAATCAACCAGGGTTTAGATATGATTGGAGGAGCCAAAAAGGAGGAATTGGAGGAAAGGTGGAAGCAGTTGCAGATTGCTCAGTTGCAGTTGTTTGTGGAGCGGAATGATTTAATTAAGGAGCAAACTAAGTTAATGTTGGAGGCCATGAAATCATCAGGTTGA
- the LOC123193182 gene encoding uncharacterized protein LOC123193182 encodes MAATQKNMGFLVCLLIMALDVTAGILGIEAEIAENKVKHVRVLIFECRESSHKAFRLGLAAVVLLSFAHVIANLLGGCICFGSKAEMNNASPNKQLAVASLIFSWITLAAAFSMLIIGTLSNARPKKSCGLTHHRLFSIGGIVCFIHGLFTVAYYVSAAATAREKNQDLQDILKTLHLSLPFRFPLIFHFVKRSY; translated from the exons ATGGCGGCCACTCAAAAAAACATGGGCTTCTTGGTTTGTTTACTTATCATGGCTTTGGATGTCACTGCTGGGATTCTTGGGATTGAAGCTGAAATAGCTGAAAACAAG GTGAAACATGTACGGGTGTTGATTTTTGAGTGCAGAGAATCAAGCCACAAAGCTTTCAGGCTAGGATTGGCAGCAGTTGTGCTGCTAAGCTTTGCACATGTTATAGCTAATTTACTTGGTGGGTGCATTTGCTTTGGGTCTAAAGCTGAAATGAATAATGCATCTCCTAACAAGCAATTAGCTGTGGCTTCTCTCATCTTCTCATG GATTACACTTGCAGCTGCATTCTCAATGCTGATCATAGGAACTCTGTCCAATGCCAGACCAAAGAAATCTTGCGGATTGACCCACCATCGCCTGTTCTCCATCGGTGGAATTGTTTGTTTCATCCATGGACTCTTCACGGTTGCTTATTATGTATCTGCTGCAGCCACAGCTCGAGAGAAAAACCAAGATCTGCAGGACATACTTAAAACATTGCATCTTTCTTTGCCCTTCAGATTTCcgttaatttttcattttgtcaAGCGATCTTATTAG
- the LOC123193604 gene encoding protein HEAT-STRESS-ASSOCIATED 32, which translates to MSLYYRWKNFEEEEDRPDKPRRFGVTEIRTPHYTIPTQNVLEDIFESMGHFVDGVKLAGGSHSLISKSVIKDMIEMAHKHDVYVSTGDWAEHLFRGGPSAFKQYIEDCKQVGFDTIELNVGSLEVPEETLLRYVRLIKSAGLKVKPLFAVKFNKSDIPTGRDRAFGAYVVPAPRSNEFVEDVDLLIRRAERCLEAGADMIMIDADDVCKQADSVRTDIIAKVIGRLGIEKTMFEASNARTSEWFVKCYGPKVNLFVDHSQVMDLECLRGRNLGKNHASVLGSSYFPF; encoded by the exons ATGTCGCTGTATTATCGATGGAAGAACTTCGAGGAGGAGGAGGACAGACCCGACAAACCTCGGAGATTCGGTGTCACAGAGATTAGAACTCCCCATTACACTATCCCCACACAAAACGTCCTTgag gATATATTTGAGTCGATGGGGCATTTTGTTGATGGGGTGAAGTTGGCTGGGGGATCGCATAGTCTCATATCGAAATCTGTTATCAAAGACATGATTGAGATGGCTCACAAGCATGATGTGTATGTGAGTACTGGTGATTGGGCTGAACATTTGTTTCGTGGAGGTCCATCAGCTTTCAAACAATACATTGAG GATTGTAAGCAGGTGGGATTTGACACGATCGAGCTCAATGTGGGATCCCTTGAAGTTCCAGAAGAAACTCTTCTAAGATATGTGCGCTTAATTAAGAGTGCAGGCCTCAAAGTCAAGCCTCTATTTGCAGTAAAGTTTAACAAGTCTGACATTCCCACTGGCCGTGATAGAGCTTTTGGGGCTTATGTTGTCCCTGCACCCCGATCGAACG AATTTGTTGAAGATGTTGATCTCTTGATTAGAAGGGCTGAGAGATGCTTAGAAGCTGGGGCAGACATGATAATGATTGATGCAGATGATGTTTGCAAACAAGCTGATTCTGTTCGGACTGACATAATTGCAAAGGTCATTGGACGTCTAGGTATCGAGAAGACCATGTTTGAAGCATCAAATGCTAGAACCTCTGAGTGGTTTGTCAAGTGTTATGGCCCAAAG GTTAACCTTTTTGTAGATCATTCTCAAGTAATGGATCTGGAGTGCCTTAGGGGACGTAACTTGGGTAAAAATCATGCATCTGTTTTAGGTTcatcatattttcctttctGA